Proteins encoded in a region of the Nicotiana tomentosiformis chromosome 9, ASM39032v3, whole genome shotgun sequence genome:
- the LOC138898937 gene encoding uncharacterized protein produces the protein MRNIKEAWFSKPIWSDPSHRDPSLWCEYHGTHGHRTWDCRHLWEEVETLLKDGHLREVLSGRAKSNYDRSRDNVEPSKVVEGSPQLTINMSFGGNKVNDVTFSASKKIKISVAHNKRLREVSEDDITFTEEDTEKHLHPHNDALVISLNVLDFKIKRVLVDPRSLANIIQWIVLEQE, from the coding sequence atgaggaatatcaaagaagcatggtTCTCGAAGCCAATCTGGTCAGATCCTAGCCATAGGGATCCTagtttatggtgtgaataccatgggactcacggccatagaacttgggactgccgacatctttGGGAGGAGGTGGAGACATTATTGAAGGATGGTCATCTCAGGGAAGTTTTAAGTGGTCGAGCCAAGAGCAACTACGATCGGAGCCGGGACAATGTAGAGCCTTCGAAGGTAGTAGAAGGTTCCCCTCAACTGACTATCAATATGAGTTTTGGAGGAAATAAAGTCAACGATGTAACCTTTTCAGCatcaaagaaaataaagatatCGGTGGCTCacaataaaagacttcgagaagtctcaGAAGATGACATCACTTTCACAGAGGAAGACACTGAAAAACATCTTCATCCACACAATGACGCTTTGGTAATCTCTCtcaatgttttagattttaaaattaaacgtgttttggttgaCCCAAGAAGCTTGGCTAACATAATACAATGGATAGTATTGGAGCAAGAATAA